The proteins below are encoded in one region of Ereboglobus luteus:
- the xylB gene encoding xylulokinase, giving the protein MSIYIGIDSGTQSSKAVAFDLEANKVIAEARAPHSLIAGLPAGHMEQHPSDWTAALDFVISLVAKKIGLERRTRVRGIGVSGQQHGFVPLDAGGAVIRPAKLWCDTSTTAECALLTKKLGGLKSVIRKTGLPFLPGYTAPKILWLKRHEPMNYKRLRHVLLPHDYLNFYLTGNYFMEHGDASGTALMDVRRREWSGEALGAVDKNLVDFLPPLSESHEAAGALRPELAKKYGFRDDGRVVVSAGGGDNMMGAIGTGNVVPGIVTASFGTSGTVYATAAKPVVDPGGEIAAFCSSTGAWLPLLCTMNVTTVTEQLRAHFGFTHASLDEAVRTIPPAAGGLALLPYLAGERTPNIPDGTGVLFGLNAKTFTPAHIARAAMEGVTLGMNHGLRRLVALGIKPKEIRVTGGGAKTAVWRQIMADIFGVPVVGMLEDEGAALGGALQAAWCVARREGRRNAKIADFTRNAVAINENTRCYPDKAVHARYRELQHLQDTLSVTLRPIFTKAARMRR; this is encoded by the coding sequence ATGTCCATTTACATCGGCATTGATTCCGGAACCCAAAGCTCCAAAGCCGTCGCGTTTGACCTCGAGGCGAACAAAGTGATCGCCGAGGCGCGCGCCCCGCACTCGCTCATCGCGGGGCTGCCAGCCGGGCACATGGAGCAGCATCCGTCGGATTGGACGGCGGCCCTCGACTTCGTAATCAGCCTGGTTGCAAAAAAAATTGGCCTGGAACGCCGCACGCGCGTGCGCGGAATCGGAGTTTCGGGTCAACAACATGGATTTGTCCCGCTGGACGCCGGAGGCGCGGTCATCCGTCCGGCAAAACTCTGGTGCGATACCAGCACCACCGCCGAATGCGCACTGCTCACCAAAAAACTCGGCGGACTCAAATCCGTCATTCGCAAGACGGGACTTCCATTTCTACCAGGCTACACCGCACCCAAAATCCTTTGGCTCAAACGGCATGAGCCGATGAACTATAAACGGCTGCGGCACGTTCTGCTGCCCCACGATTACTTGAACTTTTACCTCACGGGAAATTATTTCATGGAGCATGGGGACGCATCGGGAACCGCCCTCATGGATGTGCGCCGGCGCGAATGGTCGGGCGAAGCGCTGGGGGCCGTTGACAAAAACCTCGTAGATTTTCTTCCGCCGCTCTCCGAATCTCACGAAGCCGCGGGCGCACTCCGCCCCGAGCTCGCAAAAAAATACGGCTTTCGCGATGACGGGCGGGTCGTCGTAAGCGCGGGCGGCGGCGATAATATGATGGGGGCCATAGGCACGGGCAACGTCGTCCCCGGCATTGTGACGGCGAGTTTCGGCACGAGCGGCACGGTTTACGCAACCGCCGCAAAACCCGTTGTCGACCCCGGCGGTGAAATCGCCGCCTTCTGCTCCTCGACCGGCGCATGGCTGCCGCTCCTTTGCACGATGAACGTGACTACCGTCACCGAACAGTTGCGAGCGCATTTTGGTTTTACCCACGCCTCGCTCGACGAGGCAGTCCGGACGATTCCTCCCGCAGCCGGAGGGCTCGCCCTTCTGCCATATCTCGCGGGCGAGCGCACGCCAAACATCCCCGACGGCACGGGCGTGCTCTTCGGCCTCAATGCAAAAACCTTCACCCCCGCGCACATCGCGCGTGCCGCAATGGAGGGCGTGACACTTGGCATGAACCACGGGCTGCGCCGCCTCGTCGCGCTCGGGATAAAACCGAAGGAAATCCGGGTAACCGGCGGCGGCGCGAAAACCGCGGTGTGGCGACAAATCATGGCCGATATCTTTGGCGTGCCTGTCGTCGGAATGCTCGAGGATGAAGGCGCCGCGCTTGGCGGAGCGCTTCAGGCAGCCTGGTGCGTTGCCCGTCGCGAGGGCAGACGCAACGCAAAGATCGCCGATTTCACACGCAACGCGGTCGCCATCAACGAAAACACGCGCTGTTATCCCGACAAGGCCGTCCACGCTCGCTACCGCGAACTGCAACATTTGCAGGACACTCTCAGTGTCACATTGCGCCCGATATTCACCAAGGCCGCGCGCATGCGCCGTTGA